AACGGTTCTGGTCAATATCGGGATGAATATAGTAATGACCGTCTTTGGCTATATGAGCCACAACAGTATGAGATACAGGAAGATCTGCAGCAACAACCTTAAACCTGTCTGTAAATGATGTTTGATTCTTATGTGTCTTAAGGTTATCCGGCAATTCATAATAATACAGGCGTTGACGGTATTCATTCCATTTTTTAACGGCAATATGATAAATTTCAAGATCCTGGACATTGTGTGGTCTCGCTATGTGTAGCGTTACCCATTCATTGCCGTTCCTGATTCCTGCATCATACAGGTATTTCCCTGAATAATTCTTTAATTTATGTGGTGATACAGAGCCTGCTCCGGCCTTGAGAAATGGTAAATCCTTTAATATCTCTTCTACATTTATACTTGGCTTCCATTCTTCCGGCATCGGGAAAAATTCAGTTTTTCCTTTTCTGTTCCCAAATAATATAACGCGTTTTCGCTTTTGCAAAACACCATAATTATTTGCTGAAAAAACTTTTTCTGTTGTTTCATATCCGTGTTCTTTAAAAAGTTTTTTCATTGTACTAAGGTAAAGTGCACAATTTTCATCTTTGGCAGATAACAACCCCATGACGTTTTCAAATAAAAAATATTTAGGTTTGTATCTCCTCAGAAATTCACCATAATAAACATAAAGATAATTACGTTTATCACCCTTCATTCCATTTTTATCTCTGGAACGTCCTGCGAGAGAATATGCCTGGCAAGGTGGGCCACCAATGATTAAATCAACTTTTTTCCCTTGGAGAAGAATATCAATCTCGCCAAATATTTCTGTTAAAGAATCCTCTCTGATTTCCGAATTAATAACAGATAGAATATGTTTTTTTGGAACAAGTTCATACAACTCACCCCGAGTAATACTTCCATTCAGATAAGCATTATAACGATCAAGTAAGCCGGAATTCTTTAGCCAATGATAAGCAGCTCTGGTTTTCAGAGTAAAACAGGCAGCTTTATCGGCTTCCACATGAGCAACAGGGGCAAATCCAGCTCGAATGAAGCCTTCAGATAAGCCACCAGCACCTGCAAAAAGGTCCAGAAATCTAATAGTTTTTTGCTTATTGCCCGCCATTGGGTTTATATTTACCTATCATTAAAACCATTACGATTCATAACCACAAACACTCACGACGTTGCGGACAAATGAATACCTGTCAGATCCTTTAAGATCAACCGTAAGACATATTTCTATGGCATCCAAAGTAACAATCTGCCGATTACTATTCACTGATAACACCTGCCAATCTTTCCAGAAGAGTAAAGGCCTCTTTGTCAAACTTGGAAAATGCGAACCATTTCTTACCCAGGTCTTTTAAGGATGCACCAAAATGATAAAGAGTTTTGTCATCAATGATTAAAAACCTATCGTGAGAATTATTAAATTCCTTAATTGTGATTGGCGGATATTGCTCGTTATATTTCTTTAGATCCAGTGCAAGTTGTTTGGAAATGGTCTTAGTGAGAATAGTAATACGCACTTTTTTATTTGCCTTGGAAAGCAAGGTTAAAACGCCATCATCAATATAATTATCAATCACGACAATGGATTTCCGGGCAGTACGAATCAGATCTGAAACAAATTGGTAGGCATCAAAAATCTGCCCATCGAAAAAAATGCCTTGTCTGGGCTTGATATCTTTTTCTTCAATGGCATTAAAAATTTGTTCAAATTTGTGGTCACTCTCAGACTTGTACTCGATTTGTTTTCTTTCTATTGCGTCGAGACGTTGAAATACCTTAGCATTAGAGGAAATGAACCGGCGCATTGTAACAAAGGCGCGCATGATCTGTATATTGACTTCAATTGCTCTCTCACTGGTAAGCACTGTAGAAATAGCCGCTACACCTTGTTCGGTAAAGACATAGGGCATGGAACCCCCCAGGGATTGTTTTGAAGGTATCGCATTTTGCGATACCATGAGTTCAGCCTCTGCTTTTGTAAGCTGAAACATAAAATCAAGAGGAAAGCGTTTAATATTTCTTTTGACCTGTTCCCTTAATCTTATAGGCTTAACATCATAAAAAACGGCCAAATCTTTATCCAGCATAACCTGAACGCCACGAATAGTATGAATCCTGCTTCGGATTTTTTCATTGCTTATCAACGCATTTTCGCTCATACAGGTTTGCCTTCCGGCTTAAAGATGCAATTTTCGACATTAGAGCCAGTTTCAAAACGCCCCATTTTGGCCGATCTCTGCGTTGGGCTCAAATTTCAATCCTCGAAATACTCAATGTATTCCTGCGGTTGAAATTTTCTCCCGCCTTGAGCTTGACCAAACTGAAACGTTTTGAAAGTGGCTCATTAGAATACCATATTCTTAATGATTGCATTTGCAGCCAGTGATATTCTCTCTGGCCATAGCAGCCTCTTTTTAAATATGGTTTAGATTGGTTCAGATATTACAGGATTGTCCATATATTAAGATTGATTATAATTCAATAGAAATTAAAGTTTATATAAAAGAGCCAGTATAGGGTTTATTATTCCGAACTTTCTATAAAGTAGCAGCCCATTTGCCTTTATTTCTCTTTATGCAATCAGCCCTCCATACGCCCCAATGTAACCAATAGGTCAGTTAATAATTTCAATGCCATTTGATTGATACGGCCCGGCAATGTTCTATGTTTTACTTTGCCGATTTTATTATTTTATTTTGACAAAATTTTAGGATAATGTGTAACTTCTTTTAAAATATCTGTAACAATAATTATAAAAACATGTGGCTGGAGTAAAAAATGAAGTATTTTCTTTGTGTTATCGGGATGGTTATGGTTATTGAAGGGCTTCCGTATTTTGCGTTCCCTGAAAAAATGAAAAAGTGGGTTATTAAAATTGTTGAAATGAATGAAAGCTCTTTAAGGTGGATGGGTTTGTTTTTCATGCTTATCGGTTGCCTGCTTGTTTTTATCGGGAGGCAATAGGCGTGTTTTTGTTATCCGATTATGATTACGAACTTAGTGAAGAAAATATTGCCCAAAAGCCGGCATCTTGCAGAGATGCATCCAGGCTTTTGGTTCTTGACAAAAAAACCGGGGCCACTTCTCACCATAACTTTTTTGAAATATGCGATTTTATTACACCTGAAGATATCATTGTAATAAATAATACAAAGGTAATACCAGGCAGGCTATTCGGGGAAAAAGAAACCGGAGGCAAAGCTGAAGTTCTTATTCTGGATTTTGCAGGCGGGATCGCAGAGCAAAATGAAACCGGAAGTTTTACTTGCGAATGTCTTGTAAAAACCTCCAAACCCCCGAAAAAAGGATCATTGATTTTATTCGCAGATAATCTTAAAGCGAAAGTGGTTAATGAAATAAAAAACGGAATTTGCCTGCTCAGGTTTTCATCTTCCGAAAGTTTTGAAGATGTGCTTGGTCAAATCGGCCATATGCCGCTTCCGCCGTATATCAGGCGTGATAAAGACGGCAATCAATTATCCGATGATAAAATTTCATATCAGACCGTATATGCCTCAACTAAAGGAGCTGTAGCAGCTCCCACCGCAGGTCTTCATTTTACAAAAGAACTTCTTGATAAAATTAAATCAAAAGGCATCAAAACAGCGGAAATAACACTTCATGTGGGTTACGGCACATTTCTTCCTGTAAGGGTAAACGATATCAGGGAGCATAAAATGCATTCCGAGAGATTTCATATTCCGCAAGATGCAGCCGATGCAATTAATAAGGTAAAAGAAGAAGGCGGTAAAGTAATCGCTGTTGGAACGACAAGTATCAGAACTCTGGAATATTCCAGCGATAATAATGGAAGGGTTACGGCTGGAAGCGGTAAATGCGATCTTTTTATATATCCCGGATACAGTTTTAAAATTGTTGATTCAATAATTACAAATTTTCATCTGCCGTGCTCCACCCTTCTTATGCTTGTATCGGCTTTTGCCGGCAGGGACAAAATACTTGCTGCTTACAAAGAGGCTGTACAAAAAGGGTACAGATTCTACAGCTATGGAGATGCGATGTTCATACAATAGGAGCTATTATGTTCGATTTTAAAGTTATAGCAAAATCTTCAAACAGCCGGGCAAGAGCCGGGCTTATGCGAACATCACACGGTGATGTTGAAACTCCTGTATTTATGCCGGTAGGAACTCTTGCATCGGTTAAGTCTTTATCACCGGAAGAAATCACTCAAGCAGGAGCAAGCATTATTCTCGGAAATACCTATCA
This sequence is a window from Pseudomonadota bacterium. Protein-coding genes within it:
- the queA gene encoding tRNA preQ1(34) S-adenosylmethionine ribosyltransferase-isomerase QueA, which produces MFLLSDYDYELSEENIAQKPASCRDASRLLVLDKKTGATSHHNFFEICDFITPEDIIVINNTKVIPGRLFGEKETGGKAEVLILDFAGGIAEQNETGSFTCECLVKTSKPPKKGSLILFADNLKAKVVNEIKNGICLLRFSSSESFEDVLGQIGHMPLPPYIRRDKDGNQLSDDKISYQTVYASTKGAVAAPTAGLHFTKELLDKIKSKGIKTAEITLHVGYGTFLPVRVNDIREHKMHSERFHIPQDAADAINKVKEEGGKVIAVGTTSIRTLEYSSDNNGRVTAGSGKCDLFIYPGYSFKIVDSIITNFHLPCSTLLMLVSAFAGRDKILAAYKEAVQKGYRFYSYGDAMFIQ
- a CDS encoding ORF6N domain-containing protein, producing MSENALISNEKIRSRIHTIRGVQVMLDKDLAVFYDVKPIRLREQVKRNIKRFPLDFMFQLTKAEAELMVSQNAIPSKQSLGGSMPYVFTEQGVAAISTVLTSERAIEVNIQIMRAFVTMRRFISSNAKVFQRLDAIERKQIEYKSESDHKFEQIFNAIEEKDIKPRQGIFFDGQIFDAYQFVSDLIRTARKSIVVIDNYIDDGVLTLLSKANKKVRITILTKTISKQLALDLKKYNEQYPPITIKEFNNSHDRFLIIDDKTLYHFGASLKDLGKKWFAFSKFDKEAFTLLERLAGVISE
- a CDS encoding DUF2065 domain-containing protein gives rise to the protein MKYFLCVIGMVMVIEGLPYFAFPEKMKKWVIKIVEMNESSLRWMGLFFMLIGCLLVFIGRQ
- a CDS encoding DNA cytosine methyltransferase, which codes for MAGNKQKTIRFLDLFAGAGGLSEGFIRAGFAPVAHVEADKAACFTLKTRAAYHWLKNSGLLDRYNAYLNGSITRGELYELVPKKHILSVINSEIREDSLTEIFGEIDILLQGKKVDLIIGGPPCQAYSLAGRSRDKNGMKGDKRNYLYVYYGEFLRRYKPKYFLFENVMGLLSAKDENCALYLSTMKKLFKEHGYETTEKVFSANNYGVLQKRKRVILFGNRKGKTEFFPMPEEWKPSINVEEILKDLPFLKAGAGSVSPHKLKNYSGKYLYDAGIRNGNEWVTLHIARPHNVQDLEIYHIAVKKWNEYRQRLYYYELPDNLKTHKNQTSFTDRFKVVAADLPVSHTVVAHIAKDGHYYIHPDIDQNRSITPREAARMQTFPDDYFNKLPLVA